A region from the Excalfactoria chinensis isolate bCotChi1 chromosome 24, bCotChi1.hap2, whole genome shotgun sequence genome encodes:
- the LOC140262504 gene encoding feather keratin 4-like — protein sequence MSCLDQCLPRLPCQPCGPTPLANSCNEPCIRQCQDSNVYIQPSPVVVTLPGPILSSFPQNTAVGSTTSADVGSILSTQGVPISSGGFGLSGLGSRYSSRRYFPF from the coding sequence ATGTCCTGCCTCGACCAGTGCCTGCCCCGCCTGCCCTGCCAACCCTGTGGCCCAACCCCGCTGGCCAACAGCTGCAACGAGCCCTGCatcaggcagtgccaggactccaACGTCTACATCCAGCCCTCTCccgtggtggtgaccctgcccggacccatcctcagctccttcccgcagAACACCGCTGTGGGATCCACCACCTCCGCTGatgttggcagcatcctcagcactCAGGGTGTGCCCATCTCCTCTGGAGGCTTTGGCCTTTCTGGCTTAGGCAGCCGCTACAGTAGCAGGAGGTactttcccttctaa
- the LOC140262505 gene encoding uncharacterized protein — protein sequence MKNYLNNGFHVASAHVSGRPRALPRQILGILSALCLSPDEESWPRSLRPGLLPPAAKGNEPPPVRTSSIKAGPSPLSLIHSSLLRLPGNKEPLQTPDMSCLDQCLPRLPCQPCGPTPLANSCNEPCIRQCQDSHVYIQPSPVVVTLPGPILSSFPQNTAVGSSTSAAVGSILSSEGVPISSGGFGLSGLGSRYSSRRYFPCYC from the exons ATGAAGAATTACCTTAATAACGGCTTCCATGTCGCCTCGGCCCACGTCTCCGGCCGCCCCCGGGCGCTTCCCAGACAGATCCTGGGGATTCTGAGCGCTCTCTGTCTCTCCCCCGACGAAGAATCTTGGCCACGATCTCTCCGTCCCGGGCTTCTACCACCCGCGGCAAAGGGAAATGAACCGCCGCCCGTG CGCACAAGCAGTATAAAAGCAGGCccatctcctctctctctcatccATTCCTCTCTCCTCCGCCTCCCTGGGAACAAG GAGCCCCTCCAGACACCAGACATGTCCTGCCTCGACCAGTGCCTGCCCCgcctgccctgccagccctgcgGCCCCACGCCGCTGGCCAACAGCTGCAACGAGCCCTGCatcaggcagtgccaggactcccaCGTCTACATCCAGCCCTCTCccgtggtggtgaccctgcccggacccatcctcagctccttcccgcagAACACTGCCGTGGGATCCTCCACCTCCGCTGccgttggcagcatcctcagctctgagggTGTGCCCATCTCCTCTGGAGGCTTTGGCCTCTCTGGCTTAGGCAGCCGCTACAGTAGCAGGAGGTACTTCCCCTGCTACTGTTaa
- the LOC140262503 gene encoding feather keratin 1-like, with the protein MSCLDQCLPCLPCQPCGPTPLANSCNEPCVRQCQDSHVYIQPSPVVVTLPGPILSSFPQNTAVGSSTSAAVGSILSSEGVPISSGGFGLSGLGSRYSSRRYFPCYC; encoded by the coding sequence ATGTCCTGCCTCGACCAGtgcctgccctgcctgccctgccagccctgcgGCCCCACCCCGCTGGCCAACAGCTGCAACGAGCCCTgcgtcaggcagtgccaggactcccaCGTCTACATCCAGCCCTCTCccgtggtggtgaccctgcccggacccatcctcagctccttcccgcagAACACTGCCGTGGGATCCTCCACCTCCGCTGccgttggcagcatcctcagctctgagggTGTGCCCATCTCCTCTGGAGGCTTTGGCCTCTCTGGCTTAGGCAGCCGCTACAGTAGCAGGAGGTACTTCCCCTGCTACTGTTaa